A genomic region of Mesorhizobium sp. NZP2077 contains the following coding sequences:
- a CDS encoding patatin-like phospholipase family protein, producing the protein MLERNRNKEAAATIEEISAQYDRIALVFQGGGALGAYQAGVYQALADAGCEPSWLSGVSIGAINASIIAGNEPSRRLQRLEQFWQTISGRKIWSHTPEGDIYRDIRNRTSSWMTMTMGQPGFFKPRNPNPWLEPQGAEGATSFYDTAELKDTLESLIDFDVLNDGKKRLSVGAVNVRTGNFVYFDTEKVRIGPEHIMASGALPPAFPSVRIEGEYYWDGGIVSNTPLQYLLDQEEDRSSLVFQVDLFSARGVLPRSMPDVLSRHKDIMYSSRTRQNTDNFKRIHSLKMRLLDALKRVPKEQLTPAEEALIADYSDAGIVNIVHLIYQHKGYEGHAKDYEFSGTSMREHWETGLEDTQRTLRHRKWLTMPTNVDGIAIHDLHREDPT; encoded by the coding sequence GTGCTTGAGCGCAACCGAAACAAGGAAGCCGCCGCCACGATCGAGGAGATCTCGGCACAGTATGACCGCATCGCCCTGGTGTTCCAAGGCGGCGGTGCGCTCGGCGCCTATCAGGCCGGCGTCTACCAGGCGCTGGCGGATGCCGGCTGCGAGCCGAGCTGGCTGTCCGGCGTTTCGATCGGCGCCATCAATGCCTCGATCATCGCCGGCAATGAGCCGAGCCGCCGCCTGCAGCGGCTCGAACAGTTCTGGCAGACCATCTCGGGCCGCAAGATCTGGTCCCACACGCCTGAAGGCGACATCTACCGCGACATCCGCAACCGTACGTCCTCATGGATGACGATGACCATGGGCCAGCCCGGCTTCTTCAAGCCGCGCAACCCCAACCCCTGGCTCGAGCCGCAGGGCGCCGAGGGTGCCACCAGCTTCTACGACACCGCTGAACTGAAGGACACGCTGGAGAGCCTGATCGATTTCGACGTGCTGAACGACGGCAAGAAGCGGCTGAGCGTCGGCGCGGTCAACGTCCGCACCGGCAATTTCGTCTATTTCGATACCGAGAAGGTCCGCATCGGACCCGAGCACATCATGGCCAGCGGTGCACTGCCGCCGGCCTTTCCATCGGTCCGCATAGAGGGCGAGTATTACTGGGACGGCGGCATCGTCTCCAACACGCCGCTGCAATATCTGCTCGACCAGGAAGAGGACCGTTCTTCCCTGGTGTTCCAGGTCGACCTGTTCAGCGCCCGTGGCGTCCTGCCGCGCAGCATGCCGGACGTGCTGTCGCGTCACAAGGACATCATGTATTCGAGCCGCACGCGCCAGAACACCGACAATTTCAAGCGCATCCATAGCCTGAAGATGCGGCTGCTCGATGCGCTCAAGCGTGTGCCGAAGGAGCAACTGACGCCGGCCGAGGAAGCCCTGATCGCCGACTATTCGGATGCCGGCATCGTCAACATCGTGCACCTCATCTACCAGCACAAGGGCTATGAGGGTCACGCCAAGGACTATGAATTCTCCGGCACCTCGATGCGCGAGCATTGGGAGACGGGCCTGGAAGATACGCAGCGCACCTTGCGCCACCGCAAATGGCTGACGATGCCGACCAATGTCGATGGCATTGCCATCCACGATCTGCATCGCGAAGACCCGACCTGA
- a CDS encoding acetoacetate decarboxylase yields MEIADVVKRAYAMPLTNPSFPPGPYRFFDREYIIITYRTTREALEAVVPAPLEIDEPLVKYEFIRMPDSTGFGDYTETGQVIPVKYKGQHGGYVHSMYLDDDAPIAGGRELWGFPKKLANPKIVHEGEVIVGTLHYGSVLCATGTMGYKHREADHDSVLAALAAPNFLIKIIPHVDGTPRICELVRYYLTDITLKEAWTAPAALDLRPHVMADVAKLPVLDIVSAVHFKADLTLGLGEVVHDYLSDHGRLAASTTQPEKIRA; encoded by the coding sequence TTGGAAATCGCCGACGTCGTGAAGCGCGCCTATGCGATGCCGCTGACCAATCCGTCTTTCCCGCCCGGACCCTATCGTTTCTTCGATCGCGAATACATTATCATCACCTACCGCACGACGCGCGAGGCGCTCGAGGCCGTGGTGCCGGCGCCGCTGGAGATCGACGAGCCGCTGGTCAAATACGAATTCATTCGCATGCCCGACTCGACCGGCTTCGGCGACTACACCGAGACCGGCCAGGTCATCCCGGTGAAGTACAAGGGCCAGCATGGCGGCTACGTTCATTCGATGTATCTCGACGACGATGCGCCGATCGCCGGCGGCCGCGAGCTCTGGGGGTTTCCCAAGAAACTGGCCAATCCCAAGATCGTCCATGAAGGCGAGGTGATCGTCGGCACGCTGCACTATGGCAGCGTTCTGTGCGCCACCGGCACGATGGGCTACAAGCACCGGGAAGCCGATCACGATTCGGTGCTCGCCGCGCTCGCCGCTCCCAATTTCCTGATTAAGATCATCCCGCATGTCGACGGCACACCGCGCATCTGCGAGCTGGTGCGCTATTACCTGACCGACATCACGCTGAAGGAAGCCTGGACGGCGCCCGCCGCACTCGATCTTCGGCCCCATGTCATGGCCGACGTGGCGAAGCTGCCAGTGCTCGACATCGTCTCCGCCGTCCACTTCAAAGCCGATCTGACGCTTGGCTTGGGCGAGGTCGTCCACGACTATCTCAGCGATCACGGCCGGCTCGCAGCCAGCACAACCCAGCCGGAGAAAATTCGTGCTTGA
- a CDS encoding 3-hydroxybutyrate dehydrogenase: protein MGSLSSKNALVTGSTSGIGVAIARAFAAEGANVTINGLGDAAAIEQERAGIEKDFGVKCRYSDANMMDGAAVSAMVHDAEAAFGSVDILVNNAGIQHVAPIEEFPDDKWEAIIRINLLAAFYAIKAVVPGMKARKWGRIINTASAHALVASPFKSAYVSAKHGIAGLTKTVALETAQDGITVNAIAPGYVWTPLVEKQIPDTMKARGMTEEQVKHDVLLAAQPTKEFVTVEELAALTLFLCSDAAKQITGTTLPMDGGWTAQ, encoded by the coding sequence ATGGGTTCCCTATCTTCGAAGAATGCCCTCGTCACCGGCTCGACCAGCGGTATCGGCGTGGCCATCGCCCGCGCCTTTGCTGCCGAAGGCGCCAATGTCACCATCAACGGCCTTGGCGATGCCGCTGCCATCGAGCAGGAGCGCGCCGGCATCGAGAAGGATTTCGGCGTCAAGTGCCGCTATTCCGATGCCAACATGATGGACGGTGCCGCGGTCAGCGCCATGGTGCATGACGCCGAGGCGGCGTTCGGCAGCGTCGACATCCTTGTCAACAATGCCGGCATCCAGCACGTCGCGCCGATCGAGGAGTTTCCCGACGACAAGTGGGAAGCCATCATCCGCATCAACCTTCTGGCGGCCTTCTATGCCATCAAGGCGGTGGTGCCCGGCATGAAGGCACGCAAATGGGGCCGCATCATCAATACGGCCTCGGCGCATGCGCTGGTCGCCTCGCCGTTCAAGTCGGCCTATGTCTCGGCCAAGCACGGCATTGCCGGTTTGACCAAGACGGTGGCGCTGGAAACCGCGCAGGACGGCATCACCGTCAACGCGATCGCGCCGGGCTATGTCTGGACGCCGCTGGTCGAGAAGCAGATCCCCGACACGATGAAGGCGCGCGGGATGACCGAGGAACAGGTCAAGCACGACGTGCTGCTCGCCGCACAGCCGACGAAGGAGTTCGTTACCGTGGAAGAACTTGCCGCGCTGACGCTGTTCCTGTGCTCGGATGCCGCCAAGCAGATCACCGGCACGACCTTGCCGATGGACGGCGGCTGGACGGCACAGTAG
- a CDS encoding phosphodiesterase, producing MKIIQLTDLHLMTPGGLLYGSDPLARLEACLADIGKNHADAELVVISGDLTNDGERAAYAALRERLAQFSPPCRLMLGNHDDRALFLEMFPEAATERGFVQSVFDGSEGRLILLDTLDSGHVEGRLCAARLDWLDERLREARGPAFLFMHHPPFRIHMPVLDEVRLADADALHEVLSRHGNVGHIFAGHVHRLIAGSWRGIPVSTLRSTNHQTALDFSQSWSLGHEPPAYAAIFIDTDGVIAHFHDFPV from the coding sequence ATGAAGATCATCCAGCTCACCGATCTGCATCTGATGACGCCCGGCGGCCTTCTCTATGGCTCCGATCCGCTGGCAAGACTGGAGGCCTGCCTTGCCGACATCGGCAAGAACCATGCCGATGCCGAACTGGTGGTGATCTCAGGCGACCTGACCAATGATGGCGAGCGCGCCGCCTATGCGGCGTTGCGGGAGAGGCTGGCGCAATTTTCTCCGCCCTGCCGGCTGATGCTCGGCAACCATGACGACCGGGCGTTATTTCTGGAGATGTTCCCGGAGGCCGCCACCGAGCGCGGGTTCGTCCAGAGCGTATTCGACGGTAGTGAGGGCCGCCTGATCCTGCTCGACACGCTGGACAGCGGCCATGTCGAGGGCAGGCTGTGCGCGGCGCGCCTCGACTGGCTGGACGAAAGGCTGAGGGAAGCGCGCGGCCCGGCCTTCCTGTTCATGCACCACCCGCCGTTCCGGATACACATGCCGGTGCTTGACGAGGTAAGGCTCGCCGACGCCGATGCCTTGCATGAGGTCTTGTCGCGTCATGGCAATGTCGGCCACATCTTCGCCGGCCACGTCCATCGGCTGATCGCCGGCAGCTGGCGCGGCATACCGGTCAGCACGCTGCGCAGCACCAACCACCAGACGGCGCTCGATTTTTCGCAGAGCTGGAGCCTGGGGCACGAGCCGCCCGCCTATGCCGCGATCTTCATCGACACCGATGGGGTGATCGCGCATTTCCACGATTTTCCGGTGTAG
- a CDS encoding NAD(P)H-dependent oxidoreductase yields the protein MASNVSLTGLAHDLEERGKSGKPIRIGLIGSGEMGTDIVTRVAHMSGIEIGAISELNLPAASRAVDIAFQETGHAREVSNASAMTAAMEAGKVAVTNDASLVINNDLIDVVIDATGVPAVGAEIGLRAMEHGKHLVMMNVEADVTIGAYLKSEADRLGVTYSLGAGDEPSSCMELIEFVSAMGHPIVAAGKGKNNPLNIEATPPAYEEEAKRRHMNVRMLVEFVDGSKTMVEMAAIANATGLVPDKAGMHGPAATLGELSKVLVPEKDGGVLSRVGVVDYSIGKGVAPGVFVVADMSHPRISERMEDLKMGKGPYFTFHRPYHLTSLEVPLTCARVVLYGKADMVPLAKPVAEVAAVAKKDMQPGEKLDAIGEYCYRAWIMTAPEARAAKAIPCGLLQGGSVTAPIKKGELITYANAAPAPGSKIAELRARQDKLVYGTVGA from the coding sequence ATGGCTTCCAATGTTTCGTTGACGGGCCTTGCCCATGATCTCGAGGAACGCGGCAAGTCGGGCAAGCCCATCCGCATCGGCTTGATCGGCTCCGGCGAGATGGGAACCGATATAGTCACCCGCGTCGCCCACATGTCCGGCATCGAGATCGGTGCCATCTCGGAACTGAACCTGCCGGCCGCCAGCAGGGCGGTGGATATCGCTTTCCAGGAAACCGGGCATGCGCGCGAAGTGTCGAACGCTTCGGCGATGACGGCCGCCATGGAGGCCGGCAAGGTGGCGGTCACCAACGACGCCAGCCTGGTCATCAACAATGACCTGATCGACGTCGTCATCGATGCCACTGGTGTTCCCGCGGTCGGTGCGGAGATCGGCTTGCGCGCCATGGAGCATGGCAAGCATCTGGTGATGATGAATGTCGAGGCCGACGTTACCATCGGCGCCTATCTGAAGAGCGAGGCAGACCGGCTTGGCGTCACCTATTCGCTGGGCGCCGGCGACGAGCCGTCCTCGTGCATGGAACTGATCGAATTCGTCTCGGCGATGGGTCATCCGATCGTCGCCGCCGGCAAGGGCAAAAACAATCCGCTCAACATCGAAGCCACCCCGCCCGCCTATGAAGAGGAGGCGAAGCGCCGGCATATGAATGTGCGCATGCTGGTCGAATTCGTCGATGGTTCGAAGACCATGGTCGAGATGGCGGCGATCGCCAATGCCACCGGCCTGGTGCCCGACAAGGCCGGCATGCATGGCCCGGCCGCGACGCTCGGCGAACTGTCGAAAGTGCTGGTGCCTGAAAAGGACGGCGGTGTGCTGTCGAGGGTCGGGGTCGTCGACTATTCCATAGGCAAGGGCGTCGCGCCCGGCGTCTTCGTCGTCGCCGATATGTCGCATCCGCGCATTTCGGAGCGCATGGAAGATCTGAAGATGGGCAAGGGCCCATACTTCACCTTCCATCGCCCCTATCACCTGACTTCGCTCGAAGTGCCGCTGACCTGCGCCCGCGTCGTGCTTTACGGCAAGGCCGACATGGTGCCGCTGGCCAAGCCCGTGGCCGAGGTCGCTGCCGTGGCCAAGAAGGACATGCAGCCCGGCGAGAAACTCGATGCGATCGGCGAATATTGCTACCGCGCCTGGATCATGACGGCGCCGGAAGCGCGCGCCGCCAAGGCCATTCCCTGCGGCCTGCTGCAGGGCGGCTCGGTGACGGCACCGATCAAGAAGGGCGAGCTCATCACCTATGCCAATGCCGCTCCGGCACCGGGCTCCAAGATCGCCGAACTGCGTGCCCGCCAGGACAAGCTCGTCTATGGAACCGTGGGAGCCTAA
- a CDS encoding thiamine pyrophosphate-dependent dehydrogenase E1 component subunit alpha produces the protein MAGASKAVADSRANLPFVYRQYSAEQLKQVLYKMYLIRRFEEGAEDSYTRGLIHGTMHLSIGQEASAMGICMPLGEDDQITSTHRGHGHCIAKGAEVKRMFAEFFGKTTGYCKGRGGSMHIADVAKGNLGANGIVGGGIPIAVGAALSSKMMKTGKVVVSFFGDGANNEGAFHEALNMAAVWKLPVIFVCENNGYGMSTSTARSTAVKNIADRAAAYSMPGVIVNGNIFSEVAEASYRAVERARAGEGPTLIESKTYRHRGHSRSDRNRYRTKEEIEDWMSNRDPIALFENELREFGFIDDKGIEAIRDAVAQEIADGIEFAKASPSPDISETGNYVYTEQA, from the coding sequence ATGGCCGGAGCCAGCAAAGCCGTCGCCGACAGTCGCGCCAACCTGCCTTTCGTCTATCGCCAGTATAGCGCCGAACAGCTCAAGCAGGTGCTCTACAAGATGTACCTCATCCGCCGCTTCGAAGAGGGCGCGGAGGACAGCTACACGCGCGGTCTCATCCACGGGACCATGCATTTGTCGATCGGCCAGGAAGCCAGCGCCATGGGCATCTGCATGCCGCTTGGAGAGGATGACCAGATCACCTCGACGCATCGCGGCCATGGCCACTGCATCGCCAAGGGCGCCGAGGTCAAGCGCATGTTCGCCGAGTTCTTCGGCAAGACCACTGGCTACTGCAAAGGCCGTGGCGGTTCGATGCACATTGCCGATGTCGCCAAGGGCAATCTCGGCGCCAATGGCATTGTCGGCGGGGGCATTCCGATCGCCGTCGGCGCGGCACTCTCCTCCAAGATGATGAAGACCGGCAAGGTCGTCGTCTCCTTCTTCGGCGACGGCGCCAACAATGAGGGCGCCTTCCACGAGGCGCTCAACATGGCGGCGGTCTGGAAGCTGCCGGTCATCTTCGTCTGCGAGAACAATGGCTACGGCATGTCGACGTCGACCGCCCGCTCGACCGCGGTCAAGAACATCGCCGATCGCGCCGCTGCCTATTCGATGCCCGGCGTCATCGTCAACGGCAACATTTTCTCGGAGGTTGCCGAGGCGTCCTACAGGGCCGTCGAGCGTGCCCGCGCCGGCGAGGGGCCGACGCTGATCGAGTCCAAGACCTACCGCCATCGCGGCCATTCCAGGAGCGATCGCAACCGCTATCGCACCAAGGAAGAGATCGAGGACTGGATGTCGAACCGCGATCCGATCGCGCTGTTCGAGAACGAGCTGCGGGAATTCGGCTTCATCGACGACAAGGGTATCGAGGCCATTCGTGACGCGGTGGCGCAGGAGATCGCCGACGGTATCGAGTTCGCCAAGGCGAGCCCGTCACCTGATATCAGCGAGACCGGGAATTACGTGTATACGGAGCAGGCGTGA
- a CDS encoding alpha-ketoacid dehydrogenase subunit beta: MDAMVRELSYAQAIQEAMAIAMDMDERVFLIGEDIGVYGGAFQVTGDLVERFGTERVIDTPISELGGAGVAVGAALTGMRPIFEFQFSDFATLAMEQIVNQAAKMRFMLGGEVSVPVVMRFPAGSGTGAAAQHSQSLEAWFGHVPGLKVIQPATPYDAKGMLLAAVADPDPVMIFEHKLLYKAKGPVPEGYYTVPIGKADIRREGRDLTIVATSIMVQKGLDAAATLEAEGIDVEVVDLRTIRPMDKQTVIDSVKKTSRLMCVYEAVKTLGIGAEVSAMIAESEAFDYLDAPIVRLGGAETPIPYNPELEKATVPQVPDIITAARDLVKGVR, from the coding sequence ATGGACGCGATGGTGCGTGAACTGAGCTACGCCCAGGCGATCCAGGAAGCCATGGCAATCGCCATGGACATGGACGAACGCGTCTTCCTGATAGGCGAGGATATCGGTGTCTATGGCGGCGCCTTCCAGGTTACCGGCGATCTGGTAGAGCGCTTCGGCACGGAACGCGTCATCGATACGCCGATTTCGGAGCTGGGTGGCGCGGGCGTCGCCGTTGGCGCTGCGCTCACCGGCATGCGGCCGATCTTCGAGTTCCAGTTTTCCGATTTCGCCACGCTTGCCATGGAGCAGATCGTCAACCAGGCGGCCAAGATGCGCTTCATGCTGGGCGGCGAGGTTTCGGTGCCCGTGGTGATGCGCTTTCCCGCCGGCTCCGGCACAGGTGCGGCGGCCCAGCACAGCCAGAGCCTGGAAGCCTGGTTCGGCCATGTGCCAGGGCTGAAGGTCATCCAGCCGGCGACGCCCTATGATGCCAAGGGCATGCTTTTGGCGGCGGTCGCCGACCCCGACCCGGTGATGATCTTCGAGCACAAGCTGCTCTATAAGGCGAAAGGTCCGGTGCCCGAGGGCTATTATACGGTGCCGATCGGCAAGGCCGATATCCGCCGCGAGGGCCGCGATCTCACCATCGTCGCCACCTCGATCATGGTGCAGAAGGGGCTCGACGCCGCCGCTACGCTGGAAGCCGAAGGCATCGACGTCGAAGTCGTTGACCTCAGGACTATCCGGCCGATGGACAAGCAGACCGTCATCGACAGCGTCAAGAAGACATCGCGGCTGATGTGCGTCTACGAAGCGGTCAAGACACTGGGTATCGGTGCCGAGGTCAGCGCCATGATCGCCGAGAGCGAGGCGTTCGACTATCTCGACGCGCCGATCGTGCGGCTGGGCGGCGCCGAGACGCCGATCCCCTACAATCCGGAGCTCGAAAAGGCCACGGTGCCGCAGGTTCCCGACATCATCACCGCCGCGCGCGACCTCGTGAAAGGGGTCCGCTGA
- a CDS encoding pyruvate dehydrogenase complex dihydrolipoamide acetyltransferase, translating to MPTEVILPKVDMDMATGQISRWFAEEGAQVKKGDVLFEIETDKAAMEIDAPASGVLRDVTGKEGVNIPVGAPVAWIYADGEAYAPISPLEREMSATPTEGVASEGTALAPSPVEPTPPDRPAAGHPPLEGEGKTRATPLARRLAREAGIALSEISGTGPYGRVVKADIDAALSSPLEGEVSAKRTEGVASEGTSQSSTALAPSPVEPTPPDRPLAGHPPLKEEGDVLRLFEPGSYELVPHDNMRKTIARRLVEAKTTIPHFYLTLDCELDALLALRTQINAAAPVNKTDKGEVPAYKVSVNDMVIKAMAMALKAVPDANASWTESAMVKHKHADVGVAVSIPGGLITPIIRHADEKTLSTISNEMKDLASRARSRKLKPEEYQGGTTAVSNLGMFGIKDFAAVINPPHATILAVGAGEERAVVKNGEIKIATVMSVTLSTDHRAVDGALGAELLVAFKRLIENPMGMLV from the coding sequence ATGCCGACCGAAGTCATTCTTCCCAAGGTCGACATGGACATGGCGACCGGACAAATCTCGCGCTGGTTCGCCGAGGAAGGTGCCCAGGTCAAGAAGGGCGACGTGCTGTTCGAGATCGAGACCGACAAGGCGGCGATGGAAATCGATGCGCCGGCCAGCGGTGTGCTGCGTGACGTAACCGGCAAGGAAGGCGTTAATATTCCTGTCGGCGCGCCGGTTGCGTGGATCTATGCCGATGGCGAGGCTTACGCGCCAATCTCCCCCCTCGAGCGGGAGATGTCGGCGACGCCGACAGAGGGGGTCGCCTCAGAAGGCACCGCCCTGGCGCCGAGCCCGGTCGAACCGACCCCACCCGACCGGCCTGCGGCCGGCCACCCTCCCCTCGAGGGGGAGGGGAAAACCCGCGCGACGCCTTTGGCGCGGCGTTTGGCTCGGGAAGCGGGTATTGCTCTTTCCGAAATATCCGGCACGGGTCCATATGGCCGTGTTGTGAAGGCGGACATCGACGCAGCGCTCTCCTCCCCCCTTGAGGGGGAGGTGTCCGCGAAGCGGACGGAGGGGGTCGCCTCAGAAGGCACCTCCCAGTCCAGCACCGCCTTGGCGCCGAGTCCGGTCGAGCCGACCCCACCCGACCGGCCTTTGGCCGGCCACCCTCCCCTCAAGGAGGAGGGGGATGTTCTGCGCCTCTTCGAACCCGGCTCCTACGAACTCGTCCCGCATGACAATATGCGCAAGACCATCGCGCGGCGTCTCGTCGAGGCCAAGACCACCATTCCGCATTTCTACCTGACGCTCGATTGCGAACTTGATGCGCTGCTCGCGCTGCGCACGCAGATCAATGCGGCGGCTCCCGTCAACAAGACCGACAAGGGCGAGGTGCCCGCCTACAAGGTGTCGGTCAACGACATGGTCATCAAGGCGATGGCGATGGCGCTGAAGGCGGTGCCGGATGCCAATGCCTCATGGACCGAAAGCGCCATGGTCAAGCACAAGCACGCCGATGTCGGCGTTGCCGTCTCGATCCCCGGCGGCCTGATCACGCCGATCATTCGGCATGCGGACGAAAAGACGCTGTCCACCATCTCCAACGAGATGAAGGATCTGGCCAGCCGTGCGCGCAGCCGCAAGCTGAAGCCGGAAGAATACCAGGGCGGCACCACAGCGGTGTCGAACCTCGGCATGTTCGGCATCAAGGACTTTGCCGCCGTGATCAACCCGCCGCATGCGACGATCCTTGCGGTCGGCGCCGGTGAAGAGCGGGCGGTGGTCAAGAATGGCGAGATCAAGATCGCGACCGTGATGTCGGTGACCTTGTCGACCGACCATCGCGCCGTCGACGGCGCACTCGGTGCCGAACTGCTGGTCGCCTTCAAGCGGCTGATCGAGAACCCGATGGGCATGCTGGTCTAG
- a CDS encoding DUF930 domain-containing protein, translated as MNGKIREWFRNWRWALAASLILHALIAAFLFFGVPRSEQQPDPQEQPVNVAIVPPPEKPKPKPAPKPPEPTPQKKAEKPPEQKPPVQKPPPEPPKPSDDQVLKRVFQYGQKDTGPEKSLDGSSAKPNTPSPANDEAAKPPVAPTPTPTQPAPAATPQQQSEPSKPDEKPATVAPDEKPAQTEEKQATEDTDKQQPDKQEPAPQTDEKQEVVTPKPLAAETGDKPAPPASTGKAKPKPAKTMTFKPARAFKAPIGNAGRSNPTNNDVAGSPIYSGLPGVRKLYSQGATGNAFATSSMENVPRGQRVATLCGNVLSQELQSADFPVKWVPTITLDKGNVLNPPQTAFSTRNAWYNLNFRCEVDADATRVLSFNFRVGSLVPPGEWASRGFTKYPLN; from the coding sequence ATGAACGGCAAGATACGAGAATGGTTTCGCAATTGGCGATGGGCCTTGGCCGCTTCGCTGATCCTGCATGCCTTGATCGCAGCGTTCTTGTTCTTTGGCGTGCCGAGATCCGAGCAGCAGCCGGATCCGCAGGAACAGCCCGTCAATGTCGCGATCGTGCCGCCGCCCGAGAAGCCTAAGCCGAAACCTGCTCCAAAGCCACCGGAGCCGACACCTCAAAAGAAGGCTGAAAAGCCGCCTGAACAAAAGCCGCCTGTACAAAAGCCGCCTCCGGAACCGCCGAAACCGTCAGACGACCAGGTGCTGAAGCGCGTCTTTCAGTATGGCCAGAAGGATACCGGGCCGGAGAAATCGCTCGACGGAAGCAGTGCCAAACCCAACACGCCGTCGCCGGCCAATGATGAGGCGGCGAAGCCGCCTGTAGCACCGACACCCACGCCGACCCAGCCCGCCCCGGCTGCAACGCCACAGCAGCAGTCAGAGCCCAGCAAGCCCGACGAGAAGCCGGCCACCGTTGCGCCGGACGAAAAGCCCGCGCAAACCGAGGAAAAGCAGGCGACCGAGGATACCGATAAACAACAGCCGGACAAGCAGGAGCCGGCGCCTCAAACCGACGAGAAGCAAGAGGTCGTGACGCCAAAGCCATTGGCGGCCGAGACCGGTGATAAGCCGGCGCCTCCAGCCTCAACTGGAAAGGCAAAGCCCAAACCTGCCAAGACAATGACGTTCAAACCCGCAAGAGCCTTCAAAGCGCCGATCGGGAATGCTGGAAGGTCAAATCCTACCAACAACGACGTTGCAGGATCGCCGATCTATTCTGGTCTTCCGGGCGTCAGAAAGCTCTACTCGCAGGGGGCAACCGGCAATGCGTTCGCCACAAGCTCCATGGAGAATGTGCCGCGCGGTCAGCGCGTGGCCACCCTTTGCGGCAATGTTCTGAGCCAGGAACTGCAAAGTGCCGACTTTCCGGTCAAATGGGTGCCAACCATTACGCTGGACAAAGGCAATGTTCTCAATCCTCCTCAGACGGCCTTCAGCACCAGAAACGCCTGGTACAATCTAAACTTCCGGTGCGAGGTAGACGCCGATGCGACGAGGGTCCTATCCTTCAACTTCCGTGTGGGGTCATTAGTCCCGCCTGGCGAATGGGCCAGCCGTGGATTCACTAAGTATCCGCTAAATTAG
- a CDS encoding DUF930 domain-containing protein: MKDEARERRRNLLWGIPASLVLHALIAAILIYGLPIPPQQRQEEQPVNVALVPPPDQPKPKPAPVPPPKPPEPKVEKPPEQKVEKPPPPDKQVQNPPPVEVLKPVFQFGDKDAGPRKSLDGASAQDGSPAPAKDDASKPPAEPKPAENQPATPPDAEQRAEPTKADKKPVTATDAKPTQDAEKQAASTEMDKQQAAKQEADRQAALDAAKQQGAAPAPLAADGGGEIELPMSAATPQPKPANATKPSPSKASKSASRNDSGLPGGRKLYSQDATGDALATTSIGGLPRDRRVAMLCANVLQQKLLDASYFPDLVPNVRLKVGNTLVAPDTAFREGSTKWYHVAFRCEIDSDATRVLSFDFRVGPVIPRNEWASLGLY, from the coding sequence ATGAAGGACGAGGCACGCGAACGGCGTCGGAATCTGTTGTGGGGCATCCCCGCATCGCTGGTCCTGCATGCGCTTATCGCGGCGATCCTGATATATGGCCTGCCAATTCCTCCCCAACAGCGGCAGGAGGAGCAGCCGGTCAATGTCGCGCTCGTGCCTCCGCCCGATCAGCCGAAACCGAAACCTGCTCCCGTGCCGCCTCCTAAGCCACCGGAGCCGAAGGTTGAAAAACCACCCGAGCAGAAGGTTGAAAAGCCGCCTCCGCCGGACAAGCAGGTACAGAATCCCCCGCCAGTCGAGGTCCTGAAGCCTGTCTTTCAGTTCGGCGACAAGGATGCCGGCCCGAGGAAATCTCTGGATGGGGCCAGCGCTCAAGACGGCTCGCCGGCGCCGGCCAAGGATGACGCGTCGAAGCCGCCGGCCGAGCCGAAGCCCGCGGAGAACCAGCCTGCCACGCCGCCAGACGCCGAGCAGCGGGCAGAACCAACCAAGGCCGACAAGAAGCCGGTAACCGCGACGGACGCGAAGCCGACACAGGATGCGGAGAAGCAGGCAGCTTCAACCGAGATGGATAAACAACAGGCAGCCAAACAGGAGGCAGACAGGCAGGCGGCACTCGACGCCGCCAAGCAACAGGGCGCGGCACCAGCGCCTTTGGCTGCTGATGGCGGCGGCGAGATCGAGCTTCCCATGTCAGCCGCAACGCCGCAGCCCAAACCAGCAAATGCAACGAAGCCCAGCCCCTCAAAGGCTTCGAAGTCTGCATCTCGCAACGACTCGGGCCTTCCGGGTGGTCGCAAGCTCTACTCGCAGGACGCCACCGGCGATGCGCTGGCGACGACCTCGATAGGCGGCCTACCTCGCGATCGACGTGTTGCCATGCTTTGCGCTAACGTTTTGCAGCAGAAGTTGCTGGATGCCTCATATTTTCCTGACTTAGTGCCAAATGTTCGGCTGAAGGTGGGCAATACTCTTGTCGCCCCGGACACCGCTTTCCGCGAAGGAAGCACCAAATGGTATCATGTGGCCTTCCGGTGCGAGATCGATAGCGATGCAACGCGAGTCTTGTCCTTCGACTTCCGTGTCGGACCTGTGATCCCGCGGAACGAATGGGCCAGCCTTGGACTCTATTAG